Part of the Mesotoga sp. UBA6090 genome is shown below.
ATCTGGCGGAGGATTCGCTTTGATGCAGGAAGGTATTTCTCTTGCCGCGATGACCGAGACTCCTTTAGTCATGGTTGATGCTCAGCGTCCCGCACCGGCCACGGGCCTCCCGACAAGAACTGCTCAGGAGGACCTTCTCTTTGTGGTGAATGCCGGTCATGGTGAGTTTCCAAAATACGTTGTGGCTCCGAGAACTCCGAAGGACGCCTTCGAACTGACCGAGAAGGCCTTCTATATTGCAGATAAATACCAGATTCCCGCGATAATTCTTCTTACCGAGTCGTTGACAGACTCCTCGGCAACGGTAGAGGCTCCAATCCATAACGAGGAATTCCTCAAGAGATTTGTCGTTGAGGGCGGCGAAGAGTACCGCAGATTCGAGAGCACTGAAAATGGTGTCTCTCCGAGAGCGATCCCCGGGGGCAAGGCCCTCGTGAGAGTCGATTCCGATGAACATGACGAAGAGGGATATATTACTGAGAACCTCAAGATCAGGAAGATGATGGTCCAGAAGAGAATGAAGAAGATGAAAGGACTGGTTGGCGAGCTGACGGCACCGGCCAAGTTCAATCTCGATGCGCCTTTGATTCTTGTCGGTTGGGGAGACAGCTGGGGCGCTATAGATGAATTTGCCACCGGCAGAAATGATGTTGGCTACGTGCACTACACGGAAGCCTTTCCAATCGACCCGTCAATTAGGGAAGAGCTGGAAGGCAAGAGACTTGTTTCTGTCGAAGGGAACTTCACAGGGCAGTTTGCCAGTTTGTTGAGGTCGAAGACAGGTCTGAATGTCGAACACATCGGCCGATACGATGGCCGCCCTGTAAGTGCGAACTGGATAGAGAAGACTCTAGAAGAGGAGGGGATAATATGAGTTTCTTGAGAGAAGTAGACCCCGCGTGGTGTCCAGGATGCGGAAACTTTCCCCTCAGAATGAATCTCGCCAGTACATTGGAGGAGATGGGAGTAGATAAGTCCCGGTTTGTTATGGTAACCGGAATCGGACAGGCCGCAAAGATGCCTCATTATCTCGACGTAAACTTCTTCAACGGGCTCCATGGAAGAAGCCTTCCCGTCGCCTTTGCCATAAAGGCGGTGAACCCAGAACTCACTGTAATTGCGGAGTCGGGAGACGGAGACATGTACGGAGAGGGTGGAAACCATTTCATTCACGGTATTCGCA
Proteins encoded:
- a CDS encoding 2-oxoacid:acceptor oxidoreductase subunit alpha — encoded protein: MRDYVIALSGEAGQGLNTIGDMLALSLFRNGYCIFTDKSYHSRIRGGEYMYRIRVSDTPLFSMRQEFDLIVSLSKSTTLSQLEYFHHNTTLIFDSDSDHVTTEDAGFEMNVMNFPFKTIAKEAGEPRAQNVVALGAILALFKVKMEIPSQLIEEVFSGKDEVIKSNLEALERGYDLELSINIPDFETNEQDYYLLNGTEGTGLGAIAAGCRFLAAYPMTPGTGVMNFFASRAERYGIVVEQAEDEIAAVNMVIGGSFAGVRSLVTTSGGGFALMQEGISLAAMTETPLVMVDAQRPAPATGLPTRTAQEDLLFVVNAGHGEFPKYVVAPRTPKDAFELTEKAFYIADKYQIPAIILLTESLTDSSATVEAPIHNEEFLKRFVVEGGEEYRRFESTENGVSPRAIPGGKALVRVDSDEHDEEGYITENLKIRKMMVQKRMKKMKGLVGELTAPAKFNLDAPLILVGWGDSWGAIDEFATGRNDVGYVHYTEAFPIDPSIREELEGKRLVSVEGNFTGQFASLLRSKTGLNVEHIGRYDGRPVSANWIEKTLEEEGII